Proteins from one Stenotrophomonas aracearum genomic window:
- a CDS encoding SDR family oxidoreductase yields the protein MDLGIAGRWALVCAASKGLGLGCARALAREGVNVVIAARGEQALEQAGAELRALPGAGKVVTVVADVTTDAGRAAALAACPQVDILVTNAGGPPAGDFRQFERADWIAALDANMLAPIALIRATVDGMIERGFGRVVNITSSSVKAPIDILALSNGARSGLTGFVAGLARRTVAHNVTLNNLLPGQFDTDRLRGNFAYMAQQQGVDAGQIAERKRTHIPAGRFGRADEFGAACAFLCSAQAGYITGQNLLIDGGAYPGTF from the coding sequence ATGGACCTTGGAATTGCCGGCCGCTGGGCCCTCGTCTGCGCCGCCAGCAAGGGATTGGGCCTGGGCTGCGCCCGCGCACTCGCCCGCGAAGGGGTGAACGTGGTGATCGCCGCACGCGGTGAACAGGCACTGGAACAAGCGGGTGCGGAACTGCGGGCGCTTCCCGGTGCCGGCAAGGTGGTCACCGTGGTCGCCGACGTCACCACCGACGCCGGCCGCGCCGCCGCACTGGCGGCCTGCCCGCAGGTGGACATCCTGGTCACCAATGCCGGCGGCCCGCCGGCCGGCGACTTCCGCCAGTTCGAACGCGCGGACTGGATCGCGGCGCTGGACGCGAACATGCTGGCGCCGATCGCGCTGATCCGCGCCACCGTGGACGGCATGATCGAGCGCGGCTTCGGCCGCGTGGTCAACATCACCTCGTCGTCGGTGAAGGCACCGATCGACATCCTGGCGCTGTCCAACGGTGCGCGATCGGGCCTGACCGGTTTCGTGGCCGGGCTGGCGCGGCGCACCGTGGCCCACAACGTGACCCTCAACAACCTGCTGCCCGGCCAGTTCGATACCGACCGCCTGCGCGGCAATTTCGCCTACATGGCGCAGCAGCAGGGCGTCGACGCCGGGCAGATCGCCGAACGCAAGCGCACCCATATTCCCGCCGGCCGCTTCGGCAGGGCCGACGAATTCGGCGCGGCCTGTGCATTCCTGTGCAGCGCGCAGGCCGGCTACATCACCGGGCAGAACCTGCTGATCGACGGCGGCGCCTACCCTGGCACGTTCTGA
- the bioC gene encoding malonyl-ACP O-methyltransferase BioC, translating into MTTDFDPQHVRRAFSRAATSYDAAAALQREVEKRLLESLDYLEARQPEVVLDVGSGTGHASAAMKKRWPKAQVIALDMALPMLRESKKQAGWWKPFSRVCGDARALPLLDQSVDVIYSNLCLQWVDDLPAVFAGFRRALKPGGLLVCSTFGPETLIELRDAFASADDVPHVSRFPPIAQFGDALMMSGFRDPVLDRDLFTLTYKDMDALMRELRAIGATNARQDRRHTLTGRGRFAAARAAYEPLRREDGTLPSSWEVIYAHAWAPEAGAPIREHGHDVATVPVSAIPIRRRTT; encoded by the coding sequence ATGACCACCGACTTCGATCCCCAGCATGTCCGCCGCGCGTTCTCGCGTGCCGCCACCAGTTACGACGCCGCCGCTGCCCTGCAGCGCGAGGTCGAAAAGCGCCTGCTCGAGTCGCTGGATTACCTGGAAGCGCGGCAGCCGGAGGTGGTGCTGGACGTTGGCAGCGGCACCGGGCATGCGAGCGCGGCAATGAAGAAGCGCTGGCCGAAGGCGCAGGTGATCGCGCTGGACATGGCCCTGCCGATGCTGCGCGAGTCGAAGAAGCAGGCCGGTTGGTGGAAGCCGTTCTCGCGCGTGTGCGGCGACGCGCGCGCGTTGCCGCTGCTGGACCAGAGCGTTGACGTGATCTACAGCAACCTGTGCCTGCAGTGGGTGGACGACCTGCCGGCGGTGTTCGCTGGCTTCCGCCGCGCGCTCAAGCCGGGCGGGCTGCTGGTGTGTTCGACCTTCGGGCCGGAAACGCTGATCGAACTGCGCGACGCGTTCGCCAGCGCCGACGACGTCCCGCATGTGAGCCGCTTCCCGCCGATCGCGCAGTTTGGCGACGCGCTGATGATGTCCGGGTTCCGCGACCCGGTGCTGGACCGCGACCTGTTCACCCTGACCTACAAGGACATGGACGCGTTGATGCGCGAGCTGCGCGCGATCGGCGCCACCAACGCGCGCCAGGACCGCCGCCACACCTTGACCGGGCGTGGCCGTTTCGCCGCCGCGCGCGCCGCCTACGAACCGCTGCGCCGCGAAGACGGCACGTTGCCGAGCAGCTGGGAAGTGATCTACGCGCATGCGTGGGCGCCCGAAGCCGGCGCGCCGATCAGGGAGCACGGACATGACGTCGCCACGGTGCCGGTGTCGGCCATTCCGATCCGTCGCAGGACGACCTGA
- a CDS encoding YdcF family protein: MGAGMTRRHRVGLAGWLWRLCLLLAAWLLCVTAWIVWVGERDQAAKADAIIVLGAAAYDAKPSPVFEERIRHGLDLYHQGYAPLLIFTGGYGGTGARFSESQVARRYALKQGVPENAILIETASRTTRQNLVEAQRLMEKRKLHRVIIVSDPLHMARALRLARELGIDALASSTPSTRFRSFHTSWKFLAQEIYFFHRDMISTGA; the protein is encoded by the coding sequence ATGGGCGCTGGCATGACCCGGCGCCACCGGGTCGGACTGGCCGGCTGGCTGTGGCGGTTGTGCCTGCTGCTGGCGGCGTGGCTGCTGTGCGTGACCGCGTGGATCGTCTGGGTCGGTGAGCGCGACCAGGCGGCGAAGGCCGACGCGATCATCGTGCTGGGCGCTGCCGCCTACGACGCCAAGCCCTCGCCGGTGTTCGAAGAGCGCATCCGACATGGTTTGGACCTGTACCACCAGGGCTATGCGCCACTGCTGATCTTCACCGGCGGCTATGGCGGCACTGGAGCGCGTTTTTCCGAATCGCAGGTGGCGCGCCGCTATGCGCTGAAGCAGGGCGTGCCGGAAAACGCGATCCTGATCGAAACCGCGTCGCGCACCACCCGGCAGAACCTGGTGGAAGCGCAGCGCCTGATGGAGAAGCGCAAGCTGCACCGGGTGATCATCGTCAGCGACCCGCTGCACATGGCGCGCGCGCTGCGCTTGGCGCGAGAGCTCGGGATCGATGCGCTGGCCTCGTCAACGCCTAGCACGCGCTTCCGCAGTTTCCACACCAGCTGGAAGTTCCTGGCGCAGGAGATCTATTTCTTCCACCGCGACATGATCTCGACCGGGGCCTGA
- a CDS encoding pyridoxal-phosphate dependent enzyme, whose translation MTDSSLPCVDDLLAAAARIAPHASVTPVLQSRALDALSGARLAFKAEHLQRGGAFKFRGACNAVWALPETVAARGVVTHSSGNHGAALALAARTRGIACHVVVPAGAVAAKLANIERHGATLWRCTPSIAAREAMCAQVEADTGATLVHPYADARVIAGQGTAALELIGSHGPFDTLVVPVGGGGLAAGTRLALQAAAPNARLVLAEPAGAADTARSLAAGALRLDFVPDTICDGLRGTLGAPNFALLHGAADVVVVDDAATVAAMRLLWQVLKQVVEPSSAIALAAILAEPARFAGQRVGVVLSGGNVDLDALPWALA comes from the coding sequence ATGACCGATTCATCCCTGCCCTGCGTCGATGACCTGTTGGCCGCCGCCGCGCGGATCGCGCCGCATGCCAGCGTAACCCCGGTGCTGCAGTCGCGCGCGCTGGACGCGTTGAGCGGCGCACGGCTGGCGTTCAAGGCCGAACATCTGCAGCGTGGCGGCGCGTTCAAGTTCCGCGGCGCCTGCAATGCGGTCTGGGCCCTGCCCGAGACGGTCGCCGCGCGCGGCGTGGTCACGCATTCCTCGGGTAATCACGGTGCCGCGCTTGCGTTGGCCGCGCGCACCCGGGGCATTGCCTGCCACGTGGTGGTGCCCGCCGGCGCGGTCGCGGCCAAGCTGGCCAATATCGAACGCCACGGGGCCACCTTGTGGCGCTGCACGCCCAGCATCGCCGCACGTGAGGCGATGTGCGCCCAGGTTGAAGCCGACACCGGTGCGACGCTGGTGCATCCCTATGCCGACGCGCGGGTGATCGCCGGGCAGGGCACCGCCGCGTTGGAGCTGATCGGCAGCCACGGACCCTTCGACACCCTGGTGGTGCCGGTGGGCGGTGGCGGGCTGGCGGCCGGCACCCGGTTGGCACTCCAGGCGGCCGCTCCGAATGCCCGGCTGGTACTGGCCGAACCGGCTGGCGCGGCCGATACCGCACGTTCGCTGGCCGCAGGCGCGCTGCGCCTGGATTTCGTCCCTGACACGATCTGCGACGGCCTGCGCGGCACCCTGGGTGCGCCCAACTTCGCGCTGCTGCACGGCGCGGCCGACGTGGTCGTGGTGGATGACGCGGCGACCGTGGCGGCCATGCGCCTGCTCTGGCAGGTGCTCAAGCAGGTGGTGGAACCTTCATCGGCCATCGCACTGGCCGCGATCCTGGCCGAACCGGCGCGCTTTGCCGGGCAGCGGGTCGGCGTTGTGCTGTCCGGCGGCAATGTCGACCTTGACGCGCTGCCATGGGCGCTGGCATGA